The DNA window GATATGACAAAGCGGTAGTCTTGGTTCAAAATGCATCGCAAACGTGCAGGGAAAAACGCTCTGTGACGTAAATAACCATAAGAAGGAGTCGGATGTGGCTATCACTGTTTCAATTGAACTGAACCGTGAACTGGAAATTCAGGCAAGCTATGACGAAGTATTCGATTTGCTGGCAGATGTACCCAAATCCGTCAGTCATTTCCCCAAAGTAGAGAAGCTGGTCGACTTGGGCGACAACACCTATCGTTGGGAAATGGAAAAGGTGGGTGTTGATAAGCATGCCATCCAATCTGTATACGCCTGCAAGTACTATGCAGACAAAGAAGCCGGCAAAATTACTTGGGAGCCGGTTAAGGGCGAAGGTAACGGTGTCGTGAGCGGTTCCTGGGTTATTGTCGCCAAAGACGCGAACACCACCGGCCTGCGCTTTCAAACCAGCGCCGCCCTGACTTTGCCCCTGCCAAGCCTGCTTAAGCTGGCTATTAGTCCTGTCATCAAACACGAGTTTAATAGCATGGTTGACACCTATATGAACAACCTGAAAAACGCGTTCTGAGCCTAATCTAAGCGATCCTGCCCATTGCGGGACTCCTGCTGTGTAAATCGGTATAATCCGTAGATATTAAATTTCGGTAGCAAGCCAGTTTTT is part of the Marinobacter sp. JH2 genome and encodes:
- a CDS encoding SRPBCC family protein is translated as MAITVSIELNRELEIQASYDEVFDLLADVPKSVSHFPKVEKLVDLGDNTYRWEMEKVGVDKHAIQSVYACKYYADKEAGKITWEPVKGEGNGVVSGSWVIVAKDANTTGLRFQTSAALTLPLPSLLKLAISPVIKHEFNSMVDTYMNNLKNAF